In Bufo gargarizans isolate SCDJY-AF-19 chromosome 5, ASM1485885v1, whole genome shotgun sequence, the following are encoded in one genomic region:
- the MTSS1 gene encoding protein MTSS 1 has protein sequence MEAVIEKECSALGGLFQTIISDMKGSYPVWEDFINKAGKLQSQLRTTVVAAAAFLDAFQKVADMATNTRGATREVGSALTRMCMRHRSIESKLRQFSRIHYKSRWRNGRRLQINLTRITAKEYKKARQEIKKKSSDTLKLQKKAKKGRGDIQPQLDSALQDVNDKYLLLEETEKQAVRKALIEERSRFCSFISMLRPVIEEEISMLGEITHLQTISEDLKTLTMDPHKLPSASEQVIHDLKGSDYNWSYQTPPSSPSTTMSRKSSVCSSLNSVNSSDSRSSGSHSHSPTSHYRYRSSNLPQQAPMRLSSVSSHDSGFISQDAFQSKSPSPMPPEAVNQNSSSSASSEASETCQSVSECSSPTSVSSGSTMGAWASTDKLSNGYYHYSLSSDLSTTGHFTHFPLPVSRPWTRSSSDCQHYYTIGPGVLPSSKIPSWKDWAKPGPYDQPMVNTLQRRKREADSSGGAYISTLGLTSDARLYRNAGVPAAFRQGEETENCDELALALSRGLQLDTQRSSRDSLQCSSGYSTQTTTPCCSEDTIPSQVSDYDYFSVSGDQEPDQQDFDKSSTIPRNSDISQSYRRMFQAKRPASTAGLPATFGPVITPGVATIRRTPSTKPSVRRGTIGGGPIPIKTPVIPVKTPTVPDMPGGLPTSTSEEYPEQSPDNPSLVEASIGEMPTSLWSGQASVNPPVPGPQGMIVEEQRQGRSENDEDDDDQDGSFIPDAPVQAHPEPTESAPEEAPQGDDMLYAIRRGVKLKKTSTNDRSAPRLS, from the exons GGGCGACCCGAGAAGTTGGTTCTGCTTTGACCAGAATGTGTATGAGACATCGCAGCATCGAGTCCAAACTCAGACAGTTTTCCAG AATCCATTACAAGAGCAGGTGGAGGAATGGAAGAAGGTTGCAAATCAACTTGACAAGGATCACTGCAAAAG AATACAAAAAGGCTCGTCAAGAAATCAAGAAGAAGTCATCAGACACCCTTAAACTGCAGAAAAAAGCTAAGAAAG ggagaggagatatACAGCCCCAGCTGGACAGCGCTCTACAAGATGTCAATGACAAGTACCTTCTCCTGGAGGAAACGGAGAAACAAGCGGTCAGGAAAGCCCTTATCGAGGAGCGCAGCCGCTTCTGCTCCTTCATCTCCATGCTGCGGCCTGTCATA GAGGAAGAGATTTCAATGTTGGGGGAGATCACACACTTGCAGACCATATCTGAAGACCTGAAGACCCTAACCATGGATCCACATAAACTTCCTTCTGCCAGTGAACAG GTGATTCATGATTTAAAAGGCTCAGACTATAATTGGTCTTACCAGACTCCACCCTCGTCTCCGAGTACCACCATGTCTCGCAAATCCAGTGTCTGCAG CAGTCTGAACAGCGTTAACAGTAGTGACTCCAGATCCAGTGGTTCCCACTCACACTCACCCACTTCGCACTATCGCTATCGCAGCTCCAATCTGCCCCAGCAGGCCCCGATGAGACTGTCCAGCGTCTCCTCCCATGATTCCGGCTTCATCTCCCAGGATGCTTTTCAATCAAAGTCTCCGTCCCCCATGCCGCCGGAAGCTGTCAACCAG AATTCGTCCAGTTCAGCTTCATCCGAAGCCTCTGAGACCTGCCAGTCCGTGAGCGAGTGCAGCTCTCCGACTTCTGTGAGTTCTGGATCTACCATGGGAGCGTGGGCCTCCACTGATAAG TTGTCTAATGGGTATTATCACTATAGTTTGTCCAGTGACCTGTCCACCACAGGTCATTTCACCCATTTCCCACTCCCAGTCTCACGTCCTTGGACCCGGTCTAGCTCAGATTGTCAACACTATTACACCATTGGGCCGGGCGTGTTACCATCGTCTAAGATCCCCAGCTGGAAG GACTGGGCTAAGCCAGGTCCATACGACCAACCTATGGTGAACACTCTTCAGAGGCGTAAACGTGAAGCCGATTCCAGCGGAGGAGCCTATATCTCAACTCTAGGACTGACCAGCGATGCCCGATTGTACAGGAATGCCGGTGTACCTGCAGCATTTAGG CAAGGTGAAGAAACAGAGAACTGCGACGAGTTGGCTCTGGCGTTGAGCAGAGGATTGCAGCTTGACACGCAGAGGAGTAGCAGAGATTCCTTGCAATGTTCTAGTGGATACAGCACACAGACGACAACCCCTTGCTGTTCAGAAGATACCATCCCTTCCCAAG TTTCAGATTACGATTACTTCTCGGTGAGTGGAGACCAAGAACCTGACCAACAggattttgataaatcttccaccATCCCTCGAAACAGTGATATCAGCCAGTCCTACAGGAGGATGTTCCAAGCCAAACGTCCTGCCTCCACCGCTGGGCTACCAGCCACTTTCGGACCTGTGATCACacctggtgtggccaccattcgTAGGACACCATCCACCAAGCCATCAGTGAGACGTGGCACTATTGGTGGAGGTCCCATACCGATAAAGACACCGGTTATACCCGTTAAGACCCCCACAGTGCCAGATATGCCAGGTGGGCTCCCCACCAGCACAAGTGAAGAATACCCTGAGCAAAGCCCCGACAACCCTTCCCTCGTAGAAGCTTCCATCGGAGAAATGCCAACTTCACTGTGGAGCGGACAGGCTTCTGTAAACCCCCCAGTCCCGGGACCACAAGGCATGATTGTGGAGGAACAGAGGCAAGGAAGGTCAGAAAAtgatgaagatgatgatgatCAGGATGGATCTTTCATCCCTGATGCCCCGGTTCAAGCCCATCCAGAGCCAACAGAGTCTGCTCCAGAAGAGGCACCTCAAGGAGATGACATGCTTTATGCTATCCGCCGTGGAGTTAAACTTAAGAAAACCAGCACAAATGATCGCTCGGCCCCTCGTCTCTCCTAG